TTTTCGTAAACTGGCGGCGTGTCTGCGCGCGTATGGGCATGTATCGAGTGGATACGGCCACTCCAGTGGATTGAGTAAGCAACGATGCTTGGGTCGTTGCACGGCAACATTGCCAGCCTGTCGAGTACACAATGAATCTCAATTTGGATGAGACGAAGCGCCCTCGATGGAGGAACACTGCACAGGATGCCTGCCACATACTGTGATCTCGTcagcggccgccgaggattGCCGGTAGGGCCGGGGTAGCAGTTTAGCTTGAGGCCCTACGCCGTATGAATCTGTCAGCCGTGCCAATATAAAGAATTAGGGAATCTACCTCAGTTTCAACCACAAGCGTGGGCGACTCCAAGTTCACTACCCGCCACCAGAGGCCTTTGTTTTCCAGGCCGTTGAGCTCGCCTTGAATCGTGGAAGAGTTGCGAAAGACTATCTCTCTCACACCCAAATAGTCTTCTCCGAGGCAGAGAGTTGTGACGGGGAACAAAGGTACAGGGACGAATATGCGCCGACAGTGGTAATCGTAGATCTCATTGCTCAACGACGAAAGATATTCGATGCCTTCGAACTTGATCACGTGAGCCCATATGGCAGACGAGAGACGTATCACGgccttccccttcccacGGGGCATCATAACATCATGGAGATTCCTGGCACTCTCCACCGCAAAAGTTTGAAGACACAGCGTTGCGATGGAAGAAATGAGCTCTGGTGGCAGTCGAGAGGGTCGGGACAAGGTGGCAGACAGGAACCCGAAGGCGATTTCGTGGAGTCGCTTGTTTCGGTCATCAAGCTCCGAAGGCGTCAGTTCGTATTGGTACGCCAGCATCGGGATGGCTTTCGGGAGGGGCCAAGGGGCCATCTGGTTGGCTCACGCGACGTGGCAACCTTTGCCCTGTCCTCCTTCGTGCTCGCAGGCCCCAGAACACTCGATGTACATGTGGCCATTTAGATCGGTCATGAAACATTGGTTGATCATCTGTTCAGAGACCACATCTCCTTTGACTATCGTCACGGTTAGAGAGGCAGCCACACGCAACCGGACAACCCTAACTCACCTATCACGATGTTCTCTCCATACCCGAGGCTGAAGTTACAAACGCCACACCGCCGGACGAAGCAAGTCTCCTCCCCCATCATCTAAGGTAAGGGCGATGGAATCTGAGAAACGGCAACAGACAAGCCAGAGGTGAGTGTAGGTTTGGGAAGAACGAAAAATGATGCGAAATGCAGACCATTTTAGGGGTTTCCGGCATTGTTTAAGCCTCAAATGACTTAGTAATGGGACTGGACGTGTCACGGCGAGGAAAATTGATTGAGCCGAGAGGGTAATTATTGCTTGCGTTGTCCCTGTCTACTCTGTGCCCCTCTACTGCGAAAGGactgacgaagaagaaacaaGGCAAATTTTGACCAATGatagagaagaaggaagaaaaaaacaaaaaaacatAACATTTAGTCCAATGCATCACTTCGGTTTGTATCCCCAATACCTGCTGTTGGCTCTGTATATCCATATCTCTGTCCCACCATAAACTTGCTTGTCCCAGTCCCCTTCCCTGGTGACACACGTTTTACCGCGCCTTCTGAAGAGGTACTTGGTACTTTGCATCAGGTGCGGCTCCATAATGATCTTGACCTGCCTGATGCTGGTTGACCTTAAGCTCTGGGATGTCCCCGCGGTGGTGCCGTCTTGGGAGACAGGTTCCATTTCCATCCAGTCTTCCATCTCGTCTTCGGAAGTCAGATCCGCTCCATCGTGTTCTTCATCGTATTGGTCTCCTTGTATGTCGTCCGTCATGGTCTCGTTGTCTTCGTGTGCGACATCTGCCTCGAAGGACTGGTGCGGCTCCTCCTGCAAAACTGACCCAACTGGCTCTGGAACAAACTGGTATGACTGCCCCTGAAAGAACGGATCCATCTGGTCTTGGGCGAAGTCCTCTTGGGAGAAGTCCTCTTGGGGAAAGTTCTCTTGGGAAAATAGCTCCTGAGGGAGGTCTGGAATTCCCCGTCTAACTTGAGCGTAGTACATTTCCAAGAGAGCTCCTTGCTCggtctcgacggcgatgtATTCCCTGCGCCCACGCCGGGTCCCGGACGGAGGGCCACCGTCAAGAGGAACGAGACCCTCAAAATGTGCATCGGTCCACCAGAACCGGAAGCATAGGCCCGATTCAATTCCAATAACCGTTTGAACGAACAGGCCAGCGAGGCTGTACTGCCGGATGGATGCTTTGGCGTTCAACAACGCCTGCTTTTCGACCTCCCGCGGTGACCCCCCTCCACCTTTGATCTCCACCAACAGTCTTGGAACGAGTGTTCCAGGCGCGTGGAACGTTGGGCCATACTGGAGGAGAAGCACATCAATTCTGAAGTGCTTGCGCTCGCCACCGTCCGAGGGCTGCTCGAAGTTGGAACACCACTTGTCTTCGATTCTGAAAAATACCATGATGATGTTTTGCACCAGGGCGGCAGCACCCCACTCGCGGTTGTTGTCTAGCCTCCATTTGTTGTAGAGGCCAACGAGTGGTGGAAATTGAGTGAAGACTCCAGCCATGACGAGAATTGCTCCGTGCGGcaagagatagagagagagagagagagtgtgtgtgtgtgcgtgtgtgtgcgtgtgtgtgcatGTGTATGATAAAGGGGGGCAATGAGATGAATGACTGAATAGTCCAAGAACTTTCTGGCAGTGACACGGACGGTACGGATAGGGCGTTCTTATCCATTACGGAGGGCGGTTGTTGTCGTCCGTTGTAAGTGCAGCGAGACCGGGCTGAACAAGATAGGCAAACCAACAACGTTTTGTGTCAACTTGATGCCCGAAATCGAGAAATACCGGCCTCTTCCATGTGCATTGAATGTTTAGCCAACCGGCCGCTGACTGACGCACCCCTGTCTCGAGACCTTTTCCACGGCCTTGGACTAAGCAACGACTCCCCATTGTACAATTTCCACGCCGTTCTGATGGACCAAAGCATGTCTGGCCGCGTTAGGGAGGTACAAGCTGGTGTGGTTCCATTAATGCTGCCTACGCCTTCTTCCGGCACTGAATCTGTCGAATCTGGAATTagccccccccttcccctcgtTAAGCTGAGAGTACCGTGCATTTCTAGTCTGTGCCACTGAACCGGAAATGCCCACTCAAGCTAATCGGAACGCTTGATGAATGCACGGTACTATCGTCATCCATTGGACAAGCTTGAGCATGCTGGTGAGCAAACCCCAGCGAGTGGCTGATAGGCTGTTGGGTGTGCATGTGGAGGTGGAGTAGAGGGCGATATCTCGTCCCCAACAACCTGGCGACGGTGACCGTGCGGATCATGGGTGGGGTTACCATGAGCCCTCCACGGGGCGACCCCGGAGTCGATCAGCGGGATGTTGCCCGGAGGTAGACCgtgcggccgccgccaaccccgTGCGCAAAGCGGCAAGCTATGAAGTCCGGGACGGCGTGGCCCGAACGGCATGCGCCACCATCAACGGTATCCAACAATCCAGCCGAGGATGAACAGCTGAAGAACCCCAAACCCGGGGTTGCAGGAAGGTAAACCACTCCCGAGAGCTTGTGTTCCAGACTTAACGTGGGTGGGTATCAATTATCCTCAACCGGTTACACTTTCTGGGGTCTTGAAACCTTTTGATGACGGTATCGGGTCAAGCGATTTAaactctttttttttttcaagGCGGTTCAGCATGTCCCTGGCTGGCGCCGATTTTCTTGGCTGGTGAGAGATGTACCCCAACAACACGTTTTGGGGCCAAAACCCCCCGTTGTTTATAGTCCATAGCTAGGTactaaggtaggtaggtatgttGCGGGCCAAAGTTGCCCCTGACAAGTCACAATTGCAGCGCAGCAATTGGTCGCAGTTCCACTCTTCCCAATGCCCATCACACTAGGTATCGATATCATAACTGTACGGGGTATTGAACTATGTCCTCACAATAACCCTCTCTACGTCCTTCACTCTCTTGATGGGATGTGTGACGACGGGAAGTTCGCCGGGTGCGACACGACCGGGcaggctgccgctgctgagcGTTCTGCAAAATATGCGTGGCATCGCAACAGTTTGTTGCCCGGTTTGCTACCCACGGATGATCACTCTCAGGGAACAGCTCGGTCCAACCAGCGGCATGAAAGTGATGGCGCCTATTTCGGCTTGGTTGCCAAGTTGCCGATTTCTGCTGAGAGCCCTGCTGAGAGCCCTGCGAACAGAGGGCGTTCCTTGATTCACAGCCACCCAAATAACCCACGGACGGGCGTCATTTTATTCTTTCAGGCAAACAGTTAGGCAGCCGCTCATGGCTCTTGATTAAAAGATGCAAAGATTAGATCCCATCGAGGACTTGGTCACGAAAGACTCGGCCTCCCCCTTTTGCAATCTTGACAGTTCGCTTTCACAACTCGACACCTTCCAATCCAAGACCGATTGTCTTTTGACACCACTATCCGCGCCATGTTGCTCTCTCAGAGCTTTTTTTCCGGCCTGCCTCCTGGCCCTGACTTTCTGTGAGCACGTCGGGGCTGAGGTCGACCATTGCCCTGACATGCTGTCAGCCAAAGTCCAACGTCGCGACAATAACAACGACACCAACAAATCCATAGATGACGCCATGAGACATCCAAATGCGACAGGATCATGGCCGATCCACGGTGTCGACGTGACCAAACCATTGCGGGACCCACCTTCGGATGAGTACGGTCGAGGCAACGGGTGGACCAtcgacatcgccgtcgcAACGaacatcaccatcaccgagTCGGAGTCCAGGTTCAATATCCGGGAACTGAATCTCAAAGTACCGGATAACGCCTTCTCAGGAACGTACCAAACGGTCAACGCTACCGAGCACTACGACGTATGCTCATGTATGTGGTGGGGGAACCGCTGGTCATCAGACGACATGGAGAAATTTCAACAAAACGCCGACGGTTCCTGCAACGGCGTCATCCCTGAGAGTTGCATCGCGTACGTGAGAGAAACGCTTTCGGGAGGCTTGTGCAACAGGCCTGCCTCCTACAAAACGCCCGAAGGCTGCCACGCGTTAGCACCCTCTTTCGCCGTCACAGGTAGGGCACACGTAGACGCTCTCTGAGTCTTGACGGCCATGAATCCTTCTCAGCTGACCCGTTTGCAACAGCGAGTATGGTGCTTAGAGCCAACAAGTCCACCTACGGCATCGGCCGCAACTGGGGCCTCTACACGGATGGTTCGGAGGAGCTGGCGGCCTACGACCATGCCGTCACGAACGTCTTCCCCGTAATGTTGCTTTACAAGTACGACGACGGAGAGGTGCGGTCCAACTACACTGTCTTCCGATGCGTTCGTGCCAACCAAATCGCGGAGGGCAGCCGCCAACCTGAAGCTTTCGGGGACAGACGGGGCTCGGCTGGCGTTTTCGGAGTGTCCATGTTTTCTCTCTTCACAGGGCTGGTTTTGTGTCTCATGGTGACGTCCCTCATGTAACTTTGGTTTCTTCTTGTTCACTTGGCCCAGTTGTAGGTGTGCGCTGAGCTTGTTTTCATCAAGTGACCAGCGTCCAGTGACAGAGAACGGTATGCTCCACGACACCCATAATCTTTTACCCCTTCGATGTATGGAAATGTCATGAGAGGATGGCGCGCGAGTAAGTTGACTTGTTCCGTGTCCAACAGATGAGCGTTTCCCTCCCATCGCATTGTGACGCCCCAGGCCTACCAGCACTTATAGTAATCAACCGGCCAAGTTTTCTGAGTTCTGTGTAGGAGATGACTTGATAAACAGGAATAGACTGAATTTACCATCATTACCGAGAGGCGTGCCATTCGAAACAAGGCTTTGTGACCAGCTCAGGCTATTCCCAATGAGTGCTCCATTGGACATACTTGACTCATTGTTGAGAGGGGAAGTAGGGGAGAAAACGCTATGACGATATCATATCGGAGAACAAAGCTCAACGGAGGACGTTTTCACGACATCAGAACGCACAATGCCTTTTATAAATGTTGCGAAGCCCAAtaaccttcttcttctaaacATACTGTGGGTCTGTCACGAGAGCTCTGTTGAGAATGACGATAAAAAATGCGATCCAAGCGACGGAAACTAACAAGTCCTCGAAATCAGGCGTTGGCATGAGAagtctcggcctcggccaccgcAAGGGGCTTCTGTCCATAGACCACATGACTGCATTCAAGGTCAGCAAGTTCCAATCTCGGAGCACAGAGGCAATGGTTTCAGTACTCACAGGTCATAGATGCCGTGATAGGCACCCTCCTTCATCTCTTTGCGCACGCCCGCGGTCTCGACCAGGACCTCCTCCTGAGTCCGATCGAGCACTCCGCAAAACACCCTCAAGGTGAAGCCCTCTAAGCCATCGAGCATTTGTGCCAAGTTGATGATGCCTAGATCTTTGTAATAAGCCTCCTTTGGCCAAGGTCCAAGGGGAGCCTTGTATGCCTGGTGGTATACGTTTTCAAACCCTCTCTCCCTAACCCATCCCTCAAGTTGGGGTCCGGGACAAGGGTCACGTCCGATGTCTCTCATAGTCTTCAGGAAGGTCTGGTTCCAAGCCCAGGTCGCATGTTTTTCGGTGTATGTCCCGTCATCTGAGTAAATCTCCGGGTCCATCTCGTGGAACTCTGCCCATCCGCCCGGGTTTAGGTGGCTGCGATTGAACGTCAGTG
The genomic region above belongs to Colletotrichum higginsianum IMI 349063 chromosome 2, whole genome shotgun sequence and contains:
- a CDS encoding UMTA methyltransferase, which produces MPNDEFEAERLDMAHAMMVRAIGNRLFLAPIEKGKVHEILDIGTGTGIWAVEMGDIFENAEVTGIDLSAIQPSWVPSNVRFEIDDVESPWLHEQKFDFIFCRFMAAAIADWPKLVKNIFDHLNPGGWAEFHEMDPEIYSDDGTYTEKHATWAWNQTFLKTMRDIGRDPCPGPQLEGWVRERGFENVYHQAYKAPLGPWPKEAYYKDLGIINLAQMLDGLEGFTLRVFCGVLDRTQEEVLVETAGVRKEMKEGAYHGIYDLHVVYGQKPLAVAEAETSHANA